Genomic window (Paenibacillus sp. 37):
TCGTACGAAATTTTATTATTCGCAACATCCGCCTCGGCAGGGCCAACCACTTTATATTCAATCTTCTCGGCGAACTCAATGTCATTAAGCAACACCGTCGATCCAATGCTCACTTTGTTGGAGTCTATATTGTCTGAAGAGATGACTCTTGCTTTTGTCAGCATCTTCTCCAAGATCAAAATTCGGGTCTCCATAAAGGCCTGATCATCTTTGGCTGAATGATACTCACTATTTTCCTTCAGGTCACCGTAACTGATCGCGAGTTTCAGACGAGCTGCCAATTCCTTACGCTTCACCGTCTTCAAATCCTTCAGTTCGTCCTCCAGCTTTTCCAAGCCTTCCTGTGTCAAAATCACTTCATCATTAGCCATTTTTCCATCTCCTAATCCTGCTATCTATCTATATTCTAACCTATATCCACTCCAAAGGGTTAGCATACCCCGGAAAAAGAAATAGCCCAACCATATATTGTATTTCAATGAAATCAGAACCATGTCCATCTCTTGAGATGAATTTCAAGGCTTTGTTCAATAATTGTACCGTTACAATTGGCTCAATTGATTATGTTGTTTTCATCCGTTCACTTTTACAATGAACTCAGGGCAGCAGAAGTTTATAAAGATTTGGGCTGCAGCCCACTATATGACGTGAGGTGATCTGTATGAATGAACTATTGAATACAGCTGAAATACAGGCCTATCTGAAACGGATCGGCATAGATGATATAAAGGAACCTACACTGGAATTCTTATTTGAACTCCAGCGAGCACATGTACAATATTTATCTTGGCAAACGGTCGATATTTTTGCAGGTCGTCCTGCGGGAATCAGTCTTCCAGATTCAACTCAGCTTATATTACAGGGACGCAGCGGCTACTGCTTTCATCTAAATGGTGCATTTAGTGTTCTTCTCCGATCACTGGGTTATACGGTTGATTGGCATCGCGGTGGAGTACAGCCTCATGGGGAACAACCCCGTGTGAACTCATTCCATCTCGGTCTTTCTGTGCTTCTGCCGGATGCTGACCCGACAGTTGAACGCTGGATTGTAGATGTAGGTCTCGGCGGAATGCCCTTTGAACCTCTGCCACTTCGTTATGGAGCCTATGGTTCAGCTCCGTTCACGTACCAATTGATGCCATCATCTGTTGTGGCGGGGGGATGGCGGCTTGAGTACGAGCCGAATGGGCCAAGTGAAGGTGTGGACTATGCTCCTGAAGCAATTACCAGCCTAGAAGAGTTCATTCCCAAACATGAATTCTACAGTCGGGCGGCCGAATCACCTTGGCATAACGCA
Coding sequences:
- the greA gene encoding transcription elongation factor GreA, which encodes MANDEVILTQEGLEKLEDELKDLKTVKRKELAARLKLAISYGDLKENSEYHSAKDDQAFMETRILILEKMLTKARVISSDNIDSNKVSIGSTVLLNDIEFAEKIEYKVVGPAEADVANNKISYESPLGKEIMGKEVGSVIHVNAPMGVIKYELLQIKV
- a CDS encoding arylamine N-acetyltransferase family protein, giving the protein MNELLNTAEIQAYLKRIGIDDIKEPTLEFLFELQRAHVQYLSWQTVDIFAGRPAGISLPDSTQLILQGRSGYCFHLNGAFSVLLRSLGYTVDWHRGGVQPHGEQPRVNSFHLGLSVLLPDADPTVERWIVDVGLGGMPFEPLPLRYGAYGSAPFTYQLMPSSVVAGGWRLEYEPNGPSEGVDYAPEAITSLEEFIPKHEFYSRAAESPWHNAFLLRQRDEIRSHELRGCMLRTHDIEGIRKTEIQSYTEWRNVLTEIFHEPLVNYSELECQDMWERVQAAHTEWKRVQEA